One segment of Malassezia restricta chromosome V, complete sequence DNA contains the following:
- a CDS encoding ER membrane protein complex subunit 2 gives MSQSAKISVDDAIAWLKQQRITQERNPYEVVRFGEWMLEHNLLGSLGVDVWPFLEQLGMAAAELGNQDLAELCLSRLQARFADSSRVAILKGVIEESYGHLNEAQKLYEDLLTKEPSNVFLLKRRIACIKTKPEGIPRATEALAEFVDIFPTDQESWLELASLYLHQNKYPQAAFALEELLLLAPQNAFYLLKYAEVLYTMGELVKAYKLYLRILELGNGNLSPSSTRVVDRVQGPWVRALWGLKMCASKLLSSKAMATSDDSSIKAERVEELDTLATKLLLESVYAPDAQYPTPESVRSATRSVLTPSSS, from the exons ATGTCGCAGAGCGCTAAGATTTCCGTGGACGACGCCATCGCATGGCTCAAGCAGCAACGGAT TACACAAGAGCGTAACCCTTACGAAGTTGTGCGCTTCGGTGAATGGATGCTGGAACACAACCTGCTAGGATCACTGGGCGTGGATGTGTGGCCTTTTctggagcagctcggcatggcTGCCGCAGAACTTGGAAACCAAGACCTTGCAGAG CTGTGTCTTTCCCGCCTGCAAGCGCGCTTCGCTGATTCTTCTCGTGTCGCCATCCTCAAGGGTGTCATTGAAGAATCCTACGGTCACCTCAATGAGGCACAGAAGCTATACGAAGACCTCTTAACTAAAGAACCATCCAACGTATTTCTACTCAAGCGCCGCATTGCGTGCATCAAGACCAAACCGGAGGGCATTCCACGCGCCACAGAGGCCCTTGCCGAGTTTGTGGACATTTTCCCAACAGATCAGGAGTCTTGGCTCGAGCTGGCATCGCTGTACCTGCATCAGAACAAGTACCCACAGGCAGCTTTTGCGCTAGAAGAGCTTCTTCTCCTTGCTCCGCAGAATGCTTTTTACTTGCTTAAGTATGCTGAAGTGCTATACACCATGGGCGAACTCGTCAAGGCCTACAAACTATATTTGCGCATCCTTGAACTCGGCAACGGTAACTTGTCACCCTCCAGTACGCGTGTCGTCGACCGTGTGCAAGGCCCGTGGGTCCGTGCACTTTGGGGCCTGAAAATGTGCGCGTCCAAGCTGCTTAGTTCCAAGGCTATGGCAACATCGGACGATAGCAGCATCAAGGCCGAGCGTGTAGAGGAACTGGACACATTGGCTACTAAACTCCTCCTCGAATCTGTCTACGCGCCCGATGCTCAGTATCCTACGCCAGAGAGTGTTCGCTCGGCCACGCGGTCCGTACTTACACCCTCTTCTTCCTAA
- a CDS encoding serine/threonine-protein phosphatase PP1 catalytic subunit translates to MGDNPSTEVDVDNIIDRLLEVRGSRPGKPVHLEEYEIKYLCLTARDIFINQPILLELEAPIKICGDIHGQYYDLLRLFEYGGFPPEANYLFLGDYVDRGKQSLETICLLLAYKIKYPENFFILRGNHECASINRIYGFYDECKRRFNIKLWKTFTDCFNCLPIAAIIDEKIFTMHGGLSPDLQSMEQIRRVMRPTDVPDTGLLCDLLWSDPDKDISGWSENDRGVSFTFGPDVVSRFLAKHDMDLICRAHQVVEDGYEFFAKRQLVTLFSAPNYCGEFDNAGAMMSVDETLLCSFQILKPAEKKQKYAYGGINMGRPVTPPRKQKKKSDRMT, encoded by the exons ATGGGAGACAATCCGTCGACCGAGGTCGATGTAGATAATATCATTGACCGCCTCCTGGAAG TGCGCGGTTCGCGCCCAGGAAAGCCTGTGCATCTGGAAGAGTATGAGATTAAATATCTTTGTCTAACGGCTCGTGACATTTTTATCAACCAACCTATTCTTCTCGAATTGGAAGCGCCGATCAAAATCTGTGGTGACATACACGGTCAGTACTATGACCTTCTCCGTCTATTTGAGTACGGAGGCTTCCCACCAGAGGCGAACTATCTCTTTTTAGGTGACTATGTTGACCGCGGCAAACAGAGTCTAGAGACGATTTGCTTGTTGCTTGCATACAAAATCAAGTATCCAGAAAACTTTTTCATTCTTCGTGGCAACCACGAGTGTGCCAGTATTAACCGCATTTATGGGTTTTATGACGAATGCAAACGTCGATTTAACATCAAGCTTTGGAAAACATTCACAGATTGTTTTAACTGCTTGCCCATTGCTGCAATTATTGATGAAAAGATCTTTACCATGCACGGCGGACTGTCGCCTGATCTTCAGAGTATGGAGCAGATTCGCCGTGTGATGCGCCCCACGGATGTGCCAGATACGGGTCTGCTCTGTGACCTCCTGTGGTCGGACCCAGATAAGGACATTTCGGGCTGGTCCGAGAACGACCGTGGTGTCTCATTCACATTCGGTCCCGACGTGGTGTCCCGTTTCCTAGCAAAGCATGATATGGACCTGATTTGCCGTGCCCATCAGGTGGTGGAGGATGGATACGAGTTTTTCGCGAAGCGCCAGCTTGTGACACTATTCTCCGCACCCAACTACTGTGGTGAATTTGACAATGCAGGTGCAATGATGAGCGTCGATGAGACGCTACTTTGTTCATTCCAGATTCTCAAGCCAGCGGAAAAGAAGCAGAAATACGCCTATGGAGGTATTAACATGGGACGACCCGTCACACCTCCTCGTAAGCAAAAAAAGAAGAGTGACCGAATGACCTAA
- a CDS encoding NADH dehydrogenase (ubiquinone) 1 alpha subcomplex subunit 2, which yields MVSEVWRTLSRIFRIGRARFIVGYDLNKNVYYELPSLHGDPKRTRRLIQWNKAIAYPSDFNPKDIPIQWDAWMRHTRKYPPTIEELVRDRERQMIVQHNARVLEMRYEAERAQLESERESDHAEAIRAQTEREMHRIESIRAMETFTSDQDVDSPPSEKSGIQSATIQPSRRRGG from the coding sequence ATGGTGTCCGAGGTGTGGCGTACCTTGTCGCGCATCTTTCGGATCGGTCGAGCAAGATTTATCGTGGGATACGATCTCAATAAAAATGTATACTATGAGCTGCCCTCGCTCCATGGAGATCCAAAGCGGACGAGGCGATTGATACAATGGAACAAGGCCATTGCATACCCGAGCGACTTTAATCCCAAAGACATACCGATTCAGTGGGATGCCTGGATGCGGCACACAAGAAAATACCCGCCGACTATTGAGGAACTTGTGCGAGATCGCGAACGCCAAATGATTGTGCAGCACAATGCGCGGGTATTGGAGATGCGCTACGAAGCCGAAAGGGCCCAGCTAGAATCGGAGCGAGAGTCTGATCATGCTGAAGCCATCCGGGCGCAGACGGAACGTGAGATGCATCGGATCGAGTCTATTCGGGCAATGGAAACTTTCACATCTGACCAGGACGTCGATTCGCCGCCATCGGAAAAATCTGGCATTCAAAGCGCCACCATTCAGCCctcgcgacgacgcggTGGCTGA
- a CDS encoding CD2 antigen cytoplasmic tail-binding protein 2: MKRKANEGALRASEKRAHLDENILGDLDMEAHAARQQKLRRGGVVTQGYESDESDNDSGVPHRRAKQETEDEENDDDDDDMFAEPKEESSRKEKRFLKLSDIEGQEFGAGTHMDGDDDDEGEEDSGLIHDQDPEYELEQALKSTQHEDANADAERTPPGSPGKDAQRVKKQGMGFRMESFNMKAEMESGQFDEDGNYIRNERDQFSQNDRWLEGNYSKKSIRAAHEAQRRREQAEIEREKQQDAEFPTMEHAMKQLAECLMPGESVLDALQRLGAASKRSTGETKAIAQFETLTHVSGTLMSHFGQMNIYDEVYESLVRLVRRAKIVAEDWDPSRMLNEEHEAPSAHTGSLWEYKWTPAYLGLMAKAHDQSVDPETRIFGPFSQTELTEWAQQGYFGANKENISVRKIHTHDWSTWHDAGLP; encoded by the coding sequence ATGAAACGCAAGGCGAATGAGGgagcgctgcgtgcctcTGAGAAGCGTGCACACCTTGATGAAAACATACTAGGTGACTTGGATATGGAAGCACATGCGGCAAGGCAGCAAAAACTGCGTCGCGGAGGTGTCGTGACTCAGGGTTACGAATCAGACGAGTCAGACAATGACTCAGGTGTGCCGCATCGCCGAGCTAAGCAAGAGACAGAGGACGAAGAGaatgatgatgatgatgatgatatGTTTGCAGAGCCCAAAGAGGAGTCATCTCGAAAAGAAAAGCGATTCCTCAAGCTTTCTGACATTGAAGGTCAAGAGTTCGGTGCTGGCACACATATGGatggcgatgacgacgatgagggCGAGGAAGACAGTGGCCTTATTCATGATCAGGATCCTGAATATGAATTGGAGCAAGCACTGAAAAGTACACAGCATGAGGATGCAAATGCAGATGCCGAGCGAACACCGCCAGGCTCGCCAGGGAAGgacgcacagcgcgtcAAGAAACAAGGTATGGGATTCCGTATGGAGAGCTTCAATATGAAAGCTGAGATGGAAAGTGGTCAGTTTGATGAGGACGGAAACTACATCCGCAATGAGCGCGATCAGTTTAGCCAGAATGATCGGTGGCTTGAAGGCAACTACTCGAAAAAGTCGATCAGAGCAGCCCATGAAGCTCAGCGTCGCCGTGAGCAGGCAGAAATTGAGCGCGAAAAACAGCAAGATGCTGAATTTCCCACTATGGAACATGCTATGAAGCAGTTGGCTGAATGCTTGATGCCCGGCGAgtcggtgctggatgcTCTGCAAAGACTTGGTGCGGCCTCGAAACGATCTACGGGTGAGACAAAGGCTATCGCGCAGTTTGAAACGCTGACCCACGTAAGTGGTACCTTGATGAGCCACTTTGGACAAATGAATATTTACGATGAGGTATATGAGagcctcgtgcgcctggTACGACGAGCCAAGATCGTGGCAGAGGACTGGGATCCCTCTAGGATGCTGAATGAGGAGCATGAGGCTCCATCAGCACACACTGGCTCACTGTGGGAGTACAAATGGACGCCTGCATATCTAGGCCTCAtggccaaggcacacgATCAGAGTGTGGACCCTGAAACTCGGATTTTTGGGCCATTTTCGCAGACCGAATTAACGGAATGGGCGCAACAGGGCTATTTTGGTGCGAATAAGGAAAATATTTCCGTGCGCAAGATACATACCCACGACTGGTCGACATGGCACGACGCTGGATTGCCATAG
- a CDS encoding structure-specific endonuclease subunit SLX1, which translates to MRGSSVAQHRIPRVYACYLLRSLSKPNQTYVGSTPDPARRLRQHNGLVKNGAFYTRMARPWTMDVVVYGFPSKLAALQFEWSWQSPHLSRHLRVCDQPGGSLATYAGRSAEPLFPATRRTSKSRSGHTRVRQRSTSEPEHKFAVLRALLASEPFCCWDLHVALYSEYAFGVWRYMERAHPDRYQLSRITRRPLPAAYPSLSCDFRGVLGDRAPLTYDERAAWPRLPEAGVRSVTQKRAGAKGAVKEYVWDEPTPPARDAETMGLSWDEWRAAPTGSASPVQLDDAARTIEAQAQQACTTTSCGVCHESTENQTYAYCPHACGAVFHLSCLARHSLEREAAARSVRGRIYCLPMTATCPVCHRPPVPWAQVVRRLFSR; encoded by the coding sequence ATGCGTGGGTCGagtgtggcgcagcaccgtATCCCGCGCGTGTATGCGTGCTACTTGCTGCGTTCGCTCTCCAAGCCGAATCAGACGTATGTCGGCTCAACACCCGACCCAGCACGGCGACTGCGTCAGCACAATGGTCTTGTAAAGAATGGCGCATTTTATACccgcatggcacgcccCTGGACGATGGACGTGGTGGTGTATGGCTTCCCATCCAAACTTGCGGCACTGCAGTTTGAATGGTCGTGGCAGTCACCCCATCTTTCGCGGCATTTGCGTGTATGTGACCAGCCCGGGGGGTCGTTGGCCACCTACGCCGGACGAAGTGCAGAGCCGCTGTTTCCTGCGACGCGACGTACGtccaagtcgcgcagcggTCACACGCGTGTGCGACAGCGCTCTACATCTGAGCCTGAGCACAAGTTCGCGGTGCTtcgtgcgcttcttgcgtCAGAGCCGTTTTGCTGTTGGGATCTGCACGTCGCCTTGTACTCCGAGTATGCGTTTGGTGTATGGCGCTACATGGAACGGGCGCATCCAGACCGCTACCAATTGTCGCGCATTACGCGACGCCCTTTGCCGGCTGCATACCCCTCTCTTTCGTGCGACTTTCGCGGCGTGCTCGGCGATCGGGCGCCGCTGACCTAcgacgagcgtgccgctTGGCCCCGGCTGCCGGAGGCTGGTGTCAGATCGGTCACACAGAAACGAGCCGGCGCCAAGGGCGCGGTAAAAGAATATGTATGGGATGAGCCGACTCCGCCTGCGCGAGATGCTGAGACCATGGGCCTGTCCTGGGACGAATGGCGTGCCGCTCCCACGGGAAGTGCGTCGCCCGTGCAGttggacgacgcggcacgTACGATCGAAGCCCAGGCCCAGCAGGCTTGCACCACCACCTCTTGCGGTGTATGCCACGAAAGCACCGAGAACCAAACGTATGCTTACTGTCCTCATGCATGTGGGGCCGTCTTCCATCTATCGTGCCTGGCAAGGCATTCCTTGGAGCGCGAAGCCGCAGCGCGATCCGTTCGAGGCCGCATATATTGTCTGCCTATGACAGCTACCTGTCCGGTGTGCCATCGACCACCCGTACCGTGGGCCCAAGTGGTGCGTCGCCTCTTTTCTCGCTAA
- a CDS encoding Wwm1-ww domain containing protein interacting with metacaspase encodes MSEKQDNPPSYDASTNKNEDTRPLPDGWVKQFDNNYKQHFYVDTRANPPRSTWIHPIDEQGSSYQPPSGPPPGQSGQRFQQPYPQHQPYPQHQPYPQQMYSQQPPQVHIHQQAPMMGGGMGGYGGYGGMGGFGRPMGGMGGGLGPGLLGGGVGLLGGMALADGMHDMQHDAYMDGYHDGDMNGDMGGGDMGGDMGGGDMGGDMGGDF; translated from the exons ATGAGCGAGAAGCAGGACAATCCCCCATCGTATGATGCCAGCACAAACAAAAACGAAGACACTCGTCCGCTGCCAGATGGATGGGTGAAGCAATTTGACAATAA CTATAAGCAGCACTTTTACGTCGACACTCGTGCGAATCCTCCACGCTCGACGTGGATCCATCCCATCGATGAGCAGGGTTCTAGCTACCAGCCTCCTTCAGGCCCACCGCCCGGCCAAAGTGGCCAGCGTTTCCAGCAACCTTATCCGCAACACCAACCCTATCCGCAACACCAGCCCTATCCGCAGCAAATGTACTCACAGCAACCCCCACAAGTGCATATCCACCAGCAGGCACCCATGATGGGCGGTGGCATGGGTGGTTATGGTGGCTATGGAGGCATGGGCGGATTTGGACGTCcgatgggcggcatgggcggtggTCTAGGCCCTGGTTTGCTTGGTGGCGGTGTTGGTCTGCTTGGTGGTATGGCCTTGGCAGATGGCATGCATGATATGCAACATGACGCCTACATGGACGGCTACCACGATGGCGATATGAATGGCGATATGGGTGGTGGCGATATGGGTGGCGATATGGGTGGTGGCGATATGGGTGGCGATATGGGCGGCGACTTTTAA
- a CDS encoding polyribonucleotide 5'-hydroxyl-kinase, protein MDEAGTRRVQLPPRSEYRIELDAGEYVAIRFVSDPISGHYGDAEVFGAPIVAGSNERWYTFGNEAKFAITSWGGADLEIYGAASTEYMADEPSHTYTYYANLHLNLERARIRAREQLRTDPSLLQTLDAVDVSEPTKPMSYEEGAESGTDLYRAAGQGPRVMVVGPESAGKTSLIKYLANYAMRSPAVASVREGESKREKTDESDEDGETKAMSEITGWWPMIVTLDPAEGAVPVPGCISAIPLTPTPITWLPSPSPALPYGVTPQTTGALPPSVSTVHSVMPMTLWAGKENMRENERHSRRLVDWLVYYVEKRLVKDLRARMSGLLLDMPGIITADARTRYEFIQYCVRAFKIDTIIVLGHEKLNLELTRIYANDTSGHAPSIVKVPRSGGAVEVDEVYKQKLHDLQIRSYFYGMSPVVPQEPEKNAPAGLDEPLGGVPVLNPYSFTIPFDLLSIYRVGQDRVAPSSALPIGAERTLSEMQVVKLDPVNSPSDLSLLLHSVLALIEPPAALEHHEENAASEETPAKEYNDDELLGSTLLGFIHIADIDMTRKKLTVLSPKPGKLPSTTALIGNLQWQDM, encoded by the exons ATGGACGAAGCAGGCACGCGGCGGGTACAATTACCGCCGCGCTCTGAGTACCGCATTGAATTGGACGCAGGCGAATATGTTGCTATTCGATTTGTGTCTGATCCTATCTCTGGGCACTATGGTGATGCTGAAGTGTTTGGTGCACCCATTGTGGCCGGATCTAATGAACGCTGGTACACGTTTGGAAACGAAGCCAAATTCGCCATTACGTCCTGGGGCGGCGCAGATTTGGAAATATATGGAGCAGCATCGACAGAGTATATGGCAGACGAGCCGTCGCATACATATACTTATTATGCAAATCTACACTTGAACTTGGAACGTGCGCGCATCCGAGCTCgggagcagctgcgcaccgATCCGTCGCTGCTACAAACGCTCGACGCGGTCGACGTGTCGGAGCCGACGAAACCCATGTCATACGAAGAGGGCGCTGAATCAGGCACAGACCTGTATCGCGCTGCCGGACAAGGTCCACGCGTCATGGTCGTGGGCCCAGAGAGTGCGGGCAAGACGAGCCTGATCAAGTACCTCGCGAATTatgccatgcgctcacCAGCCGTCGCAAGTGTGCGCGAGGGAGAATCTAAGCGGGAAAAGACTGACGAAAGCGACGAAGATGGTGAGACAAAGGCCATGAGTGAAATTACGGGCTGGTGGCCTATGATCGTGACACTGGACCCTGCTGaaggcgccgtgcctgtgcctggaTGTATAAGCGCCATTCCCCTGACGCCTACACCCATCACTTGGTTGCCATCACCTTCGCCGGCTCTGCCATACGGTGTGACGCCACAAACGACCGGAGCTTTGCCTCCGAGTGTATCCACCGTGCACAGCGTCATGCCCATGACCCTATGGGCGGGCAAAGAGAACATGCGGGAAAATGAGCGCCATTCACGGCGTCTCGTTGACTGGCTTGTTTACTATGTCGAGAAGCGTCTTGTCAAGGATTTACGTGCTCGCATGTCTGGTCTGCTCCTCGACATGCCAGGCATCATTACGGCCGATGCTCGCACGCGCTATGAATTTATCCAATACTGTGTTCGTGCATTCAAGATCGATACCATCATTGTTCTTGGTCACGAGAAACTCAATCTGGAGCTCACGCGCATTTATGCTAACGACACGTCGGGCCATGCTCCCAGTATTGTTAAAGTACCCAGATCAGGGGGTGCAGTGGAAGTCGACGAAGTGTACAAACAAAAGTTGCACGATTTGCAGATCCGCTCCTACTTTTATGGCATGTCGCCCGTGGTACCTCAGGAGCCAGAAAAAAATGCGCCCGCGGGCTTGGACGAGCCATTAGGCGGTGTACCCGTCTTAAATCCATACTCTTTCACTATTCCGTTCGATTTGCTTTCCATATACCGCGTGGGCCAAGACCGCGTTGCTCCGTCATCTGCTTTGCCCATTGGTGCTGAGCGGACCCTATCTGAGATGCAGGTGGTGAAACTGGACCCGGTCAACTCACCGAGTGACTTATCCTTGCTTTTACACTCTGTCTTAGCTCTGATCGAGCCGCcagccgcgctcgagcatcaTGAGGAAAATGCTGCATCGGAAGAAACACCCGCGAAGGAATATAACGATGACGAGCTTTTGGGCTCTACGCTCCTTGGTTTTATACACAT TGCCGACATTGATATGACCCGGAAAAAGCTCACGGTCTTGTCACCTAAGCCTGGAAAACTTCCTAGCACAACGGCATTGATTGGC AATCTACAATGGCAAGATATGTAG
- a CDS encoding ribosomal large subunit biogenesis — MPKARPDLGRRLQRARRRNPIRRPEPRATEVTPLMTTAEEVVPVLAKLGMDATAPPIETGDKVWALASIATLLSDDAQHRQLLLSHQVIPRILYALKSDTNLEVRREASGALRNLCLCDDDTQSIFDEMDRHGIVDVVLSVLKWAALGLQSHERRLERAQAPLIQERERLMSKPLDQMNRKERRHMAKLAQGRLPSATAGATAEFGNDAHDALDMHAWGSDAPASLQAMDSAAAQCLVEMCENLVTIISCLCASSEKLGVQVLQWSWTSDSTGREGLAAWLCEALSLGIRACDAEHDAELAKLPECAAALVSLGLASAQALWVLTDPSLGYEDMPSAVSGTDNDRSRGLRRLDILVRASACLATHAAPRPAMLGAAATGALMNVLAVVEVEALASFVQQDVPTRVTHLLAEANADALKEDARSALEACLDMVSDMARVLPQEEPLSMVSSPLVEALLRLATPSQESSQDNVTASARRGIETRALTALNQVLWHTALHAPPPPSEWPTDDEEALAEIHAWRTHTGSLYLEGGQPCSTPTYEALWHIWQRVFETASFWAGLDSVANAAPEAPLPMSSVAGDGLAQVSTSIGCLWSTARLLEGQLPLVQDDAPAPPVTALTAAYLSAHDASVRVKVLGTLACLARSQFYCREPGSSTPPPAYAQVYLHLASFWADVAGHISDAETLAAFVHAIVDTYADEQAPWDAAYRDSHLHERLCTLVPQYMGVAKRVHRRTDPMLHKAVHESVDTLRAFLSYRQEL; from the coding sequence ATGCCCAAAGCACGCCCTGATCTGGGTCGTCGCCTACAGCgggcgcgacggcgcaACCCGATTCGACGGCCAGAGCCTCGTGCAACAGAAGTCACACCACTTATGACGACAGCGGAAGAAGTGGTACCTGTTCTTGCGAAGCTCGGCATGGATGCCACGGCCCCTCCGATCGAGACGGGTGACAAGGTATGGGCCTTGGCCTCTATCGCCACTCTTTTGTCGGATGATGCTCAGCACCGACAACTTCTACTCTCACACCAGGTGATTCCGCGCATTCTTTATGCGCTCAAATCGGATACCAATTTGGAAGTGCGACGTGAGGCTAGCGGCGCGCTACGCAACTTGTGCCTGTGTGATGACGATACGCAGAGCATTTTTGATGAAATGGATCGAcacggcatcgtcgatgtGGTGCTGAGTGTCCTGAAGTGGGCCGCGCTTGGTTTGCAAAGTCACGAACGGCGTTTGGAGCGGGCTCAGGCGCCACTCATTCAGGAGCGTGAGCGGCTCATGTCTAAGCCACTGGACCAAATGAACCGCAAAGAGCGGCGTCACATGGCCAAATTAGCCCAGGGCCGTCTTCCCTCGGCCACAGCTGGTGCGACAGCTGAGTTTGGTAATGATGCACACGATGCACTGGACATGCATGCCTGGGGCTCTGATGCACCAGCATCGCTGCAGGCCATGGAttcggcggcggctcagTGCCTTGTTGAAATGTGCGAAAATCTCGTCACTATCATCTCGTGCCTATGTGCGTCGAGTGAGAAGCTGGGTGTGCAAGTGCTGCAGtggtcgtggacgagcgACAGCACAGGGCGTGAAGGACTCGCAGCTTGGTTGTGTGAGGCCTTGTCCCTGGGTATCCGTGCATGTGACGCTGAGCATGATGCGGAGTTGGCCAAGCTGCCCGagtgtgctgctgctcttGTGTCATTGGGTCTGGCAAGCGCACAGGCTTTGTGGGTGCTCACGGATCCATCTTTGGGATACGAAGACATGCCGAGTGCCGTGTCTGGCACAGACAACGATCGTTCGCGCGGACTGCGTCGTTTAGATATTCTTGTGCGTGCCtcggcgtgcctcgcgacgcatgccGCACCTCGCCCTGCGATGCTCGGCGCCGCAGCCACGGGGGCGCTCATGAACGTGTTGGCCGTGGTCGAGGTGGAAGCGCTTGCCTCTTTTGTGCAACAGGACGTGCCGACGCGTGTAACACACCTGCTAGCCGAAGCCAATGCTGACGCTCTCAAAGAAGACGCGCGCTCCGCCCTGGAAGCTTGTCTGGACATGGTGTCGGATATGGCCCGCGTCCTTCCACAGGAGGAGCCGCTTTCGATGGTCTCATCGCCCCTCGTTGAAGCGCTATTACGCCTTGCCACGCCCTCTCAAGAGTCATCCCAAGACAACGTCACGGCGTctgcgcgccgcggcatAGAGACGAGGGCCTTGACCGCTCTGAATCAGGTGCTGTGGCATACCGCCTTGCATGCCCCGCCCCCGCCGTCGGAATGGCccacggacgacgaggaagcaCTTGCCGAGATTCATGCCTGGCGGACACACACTGGCTCGTTGTATCTTGAGGGAGGCCAGCCATGCTCTACGCCGACGTACGAGGCCCTTTGGCACATATGGCAGCGTGTGTTTGAGACAGCGTCGTTCTGGGCGGGTCTGGACAGTGTCGCCAACGCTGCGCCCGAGGCACCGTTGCCCATGTCGAGCGTCGCGGGAGACGGTCTCGCCCAGGTAAGTACGAGCATTGGGTGCCTTTGGTCTACGGCGCGCCTGCTAGAAGGCCAGTTGCCATTGGTGCAGGAtgatgcgcctgcgccacctgtCACAGCGCTGACGGCTGCATACCTCTCTGCACACGATGCCTCGGTGCGAGTCAAAGTGCTTGGCACACTCGCTTGCCTGGCGCGGTCTCAGTTCTACTGCCGTGAGCCAGGTtcatcgacgccgccgccagccTATGCCCAAGTGTATCTACATCTGGCTTCCTTCTGGGCCGATGTGGCGGGACACATTTCTGAcgccgagacgctcgcTGCCTTTGTGCATGCGATTGTCGATACATATGCGGACGAGCAGGCACCTTGGGACGCTGCGTACCGCGACTCGCacctgcacgagcgtctgTGCACGCTGGTACCGCAGTACATGGGCGTCGCCAAACGTGTGCATCGACGCACGGATCCCATGCTTCACAAAGCCGTGCACGAGAGCGTGGACACTTTGCGCGCCTTTTTATCGTACCGACAGGAGCTTTAG